One region of Camelina sativa cultivar DH55 chromosome 6, Cs, whole genome shotgun sequence genomic DNA includes:
- the LOC104791815 gene encoding beta-hexosaminidase 1, with the protein MSPNLLLLLLILMFLSLSITSSLSSPSPADSPPYLWPLPAEFSFGNETLSVDPSVALIVAGNGGGSPIVRAAFERYMGMIFKHASGRASLLARIRFLRMVEYDITSLKIVVHSGSDELHLGVDESYTLMVSKKNEQSIVGAVTIEANTVYGALRGLETFSQLCAFDYLTKSVQIYKAPWYIQDKPRFQYRGLLIDTSRHYLPIDVIKQIIESMSFAKLNVLHWHIVDEQSFPLETPTYPNLWKGAYSRWERYTVEDASEIVRFAKMRGINVMPEVDVPGHAESWGTGYPDLWPSLSCREPLDVTKNFTFDVISGILADMRKIFPFELFHLGGDEVNTDCWKNTTHVKEWLQGRNFTTKDAYKYFVLRAQQIAISKNWTPVNWEETFSSFGKYLDPRTVVHNWLVSDICQKAVAKGFRCIFSNQGYWYLDHLDVPWDEVYNTEPLHGINETSHQKLVIGGEVCMWGETADTSVVLQTIWPRAAAAAERMWSTREAVSKGNITLTALPRLRYFRCLLNNRGVPAAPVDNFYARRPPSGPGSCYAQ; encoded by the exons ATGTCAccgaatcttcttcttcttcttctcatattGATGTTCCTGTCTTTATCTATCACTTCGTCTCTGTCATCTCCGTCACCGGCTGATTCTCCTCCTTATCTATGGCCGTTGCCAGCGGAGTTTTCGTTCGGAAACGAGACCCTCTCGGTGGATCCCTCCGTGGCTTTAATCGTAGCTGGGAATGGCGGTGGATCTCCGATTGTTAGAGCTGCGTTTGAGAGGTATATGGGGATGATCTTTAAGCACGCCTCTGGTAGAGCTTCTCTGTTGGCCAGGATCAGGTTTCTGAGAATGGTTGAGTATGATATCACTTCTTTGAAGATCGTTGTTCACTCTGGTTCTGACGAg CTTCATTTGGGTGTGGATGAGAGTTACACATTGATGGTTTCGAAGAAGAATGAGCAATCCATTGTTGGAGCAGTCACGATCGAG GCTAATACAGTCTATGGTGCTCTTAGAGGATTGGAG AcatttagccaattgtgtgccTTTGATTATTTAACCAAATCTGTGCAAATATATAAAGCACCCTGGTATATTCAAGACAAACCTAGATTCCAATACCGTGGCCTGCTAATAG ATACGTCAAGACATTATTTGCCAATTGATGTTATTAAGCAAATAATTGAATCAATGTCCTTCGCTAAACTT AATGTCCTGCATTGGCACATTGTAGACGAGCAATCATTCCCTCTTGAAACTCCTACATATCCTAATTTGTGGAAAGGAGCTTATTCAAGATGGGAACGTTATACTGTTGAGGATGCTTCTGAAATTGTCAG aTTTGCCAAAATGAGAG GTATTAATGTCATGCCTGAAGTAGATGTCCCTGGCCATGCGGAATCGTG GGGGACTGGATACCCTGATCTTTGGCCCTCTCTGTCTTGCCGAGAGCCCCTTGACGTTACTAAAAATTTTACATTCGATGTGATTTCTGGCATTTTGGCAG ATATGAGAAAGATATTCCCATTTGAGCTTTTCCACTTAGGTGGTGATGAAGTTAATACGG ATTGCTGGAAAAACACAACTCATGTTAAAGAATG GCTTCAGGGTCGCAACTTCACGACTAAGGATGCATATAAATACTTTGTACTCCGAGCGCAACAGATAGCCATATCGAAAAATTGGACACCTGTCAACTG GGAAGAAACCTTCAGTTCCTTTGGAAAATATCTTGATCCTCGGACTGTGGTGCACAATTG GCTAGTGTCTGATATATGTCAAAAAGCGGTAGCAAAAGGATTCAGATGCATTTTCAGTAACCAAGGATATTGGTACCTTGACCATCTAGATGTTCCGTGGGACGAGGTTTATAACACCGAGCCTCTACATGGGATCAATGAGACTTCTCATCAAAAGCTTGTAATTGGAGGAGAAGTTTGCATGTGGGGTGAAACAGCTGATACATCCGTTGTCCTTCAGACTATATGGCCGCGTGCTGCAGCAGCTGCAG AACGGATGTGGAGCACCAGAGAGGCCGTGTCAAAGGGGAACATAACGTTAACCGCATTGCCACGTCTACGCTATTTCAGATGTCTACTGAATAACCGCGGGGTTCCAGCGGCTCCAGTTGATAACTTTTACGCGCGACGACCGCCATCGGGACCTGGCTCTTGCTATGCTCAGTGA
- the LOC104791816 gene encoding protein-tyrosine-phosphatase MKP1-like, which produces MVGREDAMGNDEPPPGSKKLFWRSASWSASRTASQVSEGEEQSLNIPCPNSSGPSRRCPPPPLTPRSHHNSKARACLPPLQPLSISRRSLDEWPKAGSDDVGEWPHPPTPSGNKTTGERLKLDLSSTQQRVSDKSAGLAKREKIAYFDKECSKVADHIYVGGDAVAKDKNILKNNGITHILNCVGFICPEYFKSDFCYRSLWLQDSPSEDITSILYDVFDYFEDVREQSGRIFVHCCQGVSRSTSLVIAYLMWREGQSFDDAFQYVKSARGIADPNMGFACQLLQCQKRVHAFPLSPTSLLRMYRMSPHSPYDPLHLVPKLLNDPCPSSLDSRGAFIIHLPSAIYIWVGRQCETIMERDAKAAVCQIARYEKVEAPIMVVREGDEPAYYWDAFASILPMIGGSVVKIQPGDRKVDAYNLDFEIFQKAIEGGFVPTLASSNNEHETHLPARENSWSSLKCKFASRFEKGFRYVSKTPLSRVYSDSMMIVHSSASPSSTTSSSSSASPPFLSPDSVCSTNSGNSLKSFSQSSRRSSLRPSSIPPSLTLPKFSSLSLLPSQTSPKESRGVNNSPQPYIEPSPNRKASPSLAERRGSLKGSLKLPGLVDSNRSTPAFTLHPDDSIDIVFNLEGIRNGDLNPANDCKERTADSDLPQKEMISLISRSTSDKHKSGGDNLGQPVACRWPSMEMITELSRGCLDSESVIAIPLPSDAVGGTGSRILYIWIGKSFSFDNNCSLIDSNKAADTGENVDWIQVGESILSQMDLPKDTPIKIVREAEDQLEFLALLSVL; this is translated from the exons ATGGTGGGAAGAGAGGATGCCATGGGGAATGATGAGCCTCCTCCTGGTTCTAAGAAATTGTTTTGGCGTTCTGCCTCTTGGTCTGCTTCAAGGACTGCATCACAAGTTTCCGAGGGTGAGGAGCAAAGTCTCAACATTCCCTGTCCTAATAGTTCTGGCCCCAGTCGTAGATGCCCACCTCCTCCTTTAACTCCTCGTTCCCATCACAACAGCAAGGCTAGAGCTTGTTTGCCACCGTTGCAGCCTCTTTCCATTTCTAGGAGGAGCTTAGATGAGTGGCCTAAGGCGGGTTCGGATGATGTTGGTGAGTGGCCTCATCCACCAACACCTAGCGGGAACAAAACAACCGGGGAGAGATTGAAGCTCGATTTATCATCAACGCAGCAGCGGGTCTCAGATAAGAGCGCTGGTCTAGCTAAGAGGGAGAAGATTGCTTACTTTGATAAAGAGTGTTCAAAGGTTGCTGACCATATATACGTGGGAGGAGATGCTGTGGCAAAAGATAAGAATATATTGAAAAACAATGGGATCACGCATATCCTGAACTGCGTTGGTTTTATCTGTCCGGAATACTTCAAGTCTGATTTTTGTTACAGATCCCTGTGGTTACAGGATAGTCCGTCAGAGGATATAACTAGTATTCTGTACGATGTGTTTGACTACTTTGAAGACGTGAGGGAGCAAAGTGGAAGGATCTTTGTTCATTGTTGTCAAGGAGTTTCACGATCTACCTCGTTGGTAATTGCATATCTGATGTGGAGAGAAGGGCAAAGTTTCGACGATGCATTTCAGTATGTAAAGTCTGCTAGAGGTATTGCTGATCCTAACATGGGCTTTGCTTGCCAATTGTTACAGTGCCAAAAGAGGGTTCATGCGTTCCCGCTAAGCCCTACTTCCTTACTTAGGATGTACAGAATGTCTCCACACTCTCCTTATGATCCTTTGCATCTTGTTCCAAAACTGTTGAATGATCCATGCCCGTCTTCTCTGGATTCAAGAGGTGCATTTATCATTCACTTACCTTCTGCGATTTACATTTGGGTTGGTAGGCAGTGTGAAACCATCATGGAAAGAGATGCAAAAGCTGCTGTTTGTCAGATTGCTCGATATGAGAAAGTCGAAGCACCTATTATGGTGGTCAGAGAAGGCGATGAGCCTGCTTATTACTGGGACGCTTTTGCAAGCATTTTGCCTATGATCGGGGGCTCGGTGGTTAAAATTCAACCAGGTGACAGGAAGGTCGACGCATATAATCTGGATTTTGAGATTTTCCAGAAAGCCATCGAGGGAGGTTTTGTGCCAACTTTAGCTTCATCCAACAACGAACATGAGACTCATCTTCCTGCTAGGGAAAACAGTTGGAGCTCATTGAAATGTAAGTTTGCATCAAGGTTTGAGAAGGGTTTTCGGTATGTCTCCAAAACGCCTCTATCGAGGGTCTATTCTGATTCGATGATGATCGTGCATTCATCAGCCTCACCTTCCTCAACaacttcttcatcgtcatctGCATCGCCTCCTTTTCTTTCTCCGGATTCTGTATGTTCAACAAATTCAGGCAATAGCTTAAAGAGTTTCTCACAATCATCTAGGCGGTCGTCCTTGAGACCTTCTTCTATTCCACCATCGTTGACATTGCCGAAATTTTCCAGCCTGTCTCTCCTTCCATCCCAGACTTCTCCTAAAGAATCTCGTGGTGTCAATAATTCTCCACAGCCTTACATTGAACCGTCACCAAATAGAAAGGCTTCACCCTCTCTTGCAGAGCGTAGAGGCAGTCTGAAAGGATCTCTGAAGTTACCAGGTTTGGTTGATTCTAACAGAAGCACACCTGCGTTTACTTTACATCCGGATGATAGCATTGACATAGTCTTCAACTTGGAGGGAATTAGAAATGGCGATCTAAATCCAGCAAATGACTGCAAAGAGAGAACTGCAGATTCAGATTTGCCACAGAAGGAAATGATATCCTTAATCAGTCGCAGTACATCTGATAAACACAAATCGGGAGGTGATAACTTGGGCCAGCCTGTAGCATGTCGGTGGCCAAGTATGGAGATGATTACAGAACTGAGCAGAGGTTGCTTAGATTCAGAATCTGTTATAGCAATCCCGTTGCCAAGTGATGCTGTAGGAGGAACGGGTAGTAGGATTTTGTACATTTGGATAGGAAAGTCATTCTCTTTTGATAACAACTGTTCTCTAATAGATAGCAACAAAGCGGCGGACACTGGGGAGAATGTTGATTGGATACAGGTTGGTGAATCCATTTTGTCTCAGATGGACTTGCCTAAAGATACCCCTATAAAG ATAGTTAGGGAAGCTGAGGATCAGCTAGAATTTCTTGCACTGCTGAGTGTGCTATAG
- the LOC104791817 gene encoding 60S ribosomal protein L23a-2 gives MAPAKVDVTKKADPKAKALKAAKAVKSGQIIKKSAKKIRTKVTFHRPKTLSIPRNPKYPRLSATPRNKLDHYQILKYPLTTESAMKKIEDNNTLVFIVDIRADKKKIKDAVKKMYDIQTKKVNTLIRPDGTKKAYVRLTPDYDALDVANKIGII, from the exons ATGGCTCCAGCTAAAG TTGATGTCACCAAGAAGGCCGACCCTAAGGCCAAGGCCTTGAAAGCTGCGAAAGCAGTGAAATCTGGCCAAATCATTAAGAAGTCTGCTAAGAAGATCAGGACAAAGGTGACTTTCCACAGGCCAAAGACATTGAGCATTCCTAGGAATCCCAAGTACCCACGACTCAGTGCAACGCCAAGGAACAAATTGGATCATTACCAGATCCTCAAGTACCCTCTCACTACCGAATCTGCCATGAAGAAGATCGAAGACAACAACACCTTAGTCTTCATTGTTGACATCCGTGctgacaagaagaagatcaaagatgCTGTCAAGAAGATGTATGACATTCAGACCAAGAAAGTCAACACCCTCATTAG GCCCGATGGAACGAAGAAAGCGTATGTGAGGTTGACTCCTGATTATGATGCTTTGGACGTGGCTAACAAAATCGGGATCATCTAA
- the LOC104791820 gene encoding uncharacterized protein LOC104791820 isoform X2 codes for MSNHQTVLRQLEPWCELEDKVVLVTGASSGIGREICLDLAKAGCKIIAAARRVDRLNSLCSQINSYNSTGTQAAALELDVSSDALTIQKAVKEAWEIFGKIDVLINNAGIRGEVKTSLDVSEDEWEKVFRTNLTGPWLVSKYVCLLMRDAKRGGSVINISSIAGLHRGLLPGGLAYACSKGGVDTMSRMMALELGVHKIRVNSIAPGLFKSEITESLLQKEWMKNVTERVVPLKVQQTVDPGLTSLVRYLIHDASQYVSGNTYIVDSGNTLPGVPIFSSL; via the exons ATGAGCAATCATCAAACT GTGTTGAGGCAATTGGAGCCATGGTGTGAACTTGAAGACAAAGTGGTTCTTGTGACAGGAGCTTCTTCTGGTATAGGAAGAGAGATCTGTCTTGATCTGGCTAAAGCTGGCTGTAAGATTATCGCAGCAGCTCGTCGTGTTGATCGTCTCAACTCTCTCTGCTCTCAAATTAACAGCTATAATTCAACTGGAACCCAAGCTGCAGCTCTTGAGCTTGATGTTTCATCAGATGCACTTACAATTCAAAAAGCGGTTAAGGAAGCTTGGGAGATCTTTGGAAAAATCGATGTGTTGATCAACAATGCCGGAATCAGAGGCGAGGTCAAGACGAGTTTGGATGTGTCAGAGGATGAATGGGAGAAAGTCTTCAGGACCAACTTAACCGGACCTTGGTTAGTCTCCAAGTACGTGTGCCTTTTGATGCGTGACGCTAAACGCGGTGGCTCGGTGATAAACATCTCATCGATCGCAGGGCTTCACCGTGGGCTGTTGCCCGGTGGACTCGCATATGCTTGTTCCAAAGGCGGAGTTGACACTATGTCGAGGATGATGGCACTTGAGTTAGGCGTGCACAAGATCAGAGTAAACTCGATCGCACCGGGGCTTTTCAAGTCAGAGATTACAGAAAGTCTCCTGCAGAAAGAGTGGATGAAGAACGTGACCGAGCGTGTTGTCCCGTTAAAGGTGCAACAAACTGTGGATCCCGGGCTTACCTCTCTTGTTCGCTATCTCATTCATGACGCTTCTCAATATGTGTCCGGGAACACATACATTGTCGATTCCGGAAATACATTGCCCGGTGTGCCCATTTTTTCATCTCTCTGA
- the LOC104791820 gene encoding uncharacterized protein LOC104791820 isoform X1, with protein MSNHQTQVLRQLEPWCELEDKVVLVTGASSGIGREICLDLAKAGCKIIAAARRVDRLNSLCSQINSYNSTGTQAAALELDVSSDALTIQKAVKEAWEIFGKIDVLINNAGIRGEVKTSLDVSEDEWEKVFRTNLTGPWLVSKYVCLLMRDAKRGGSVINISSIAGLHRGLLPGGLAYACSKGGVDTMSRMMALELGVHKIRVNSIAPGLFKSEITESLLQKEWMKNVTERVVPLKVQQTVDPGLTSLVRYLIHDASQYVSGNTYIVDSGNTLPGVPIFSSL; from the exons ATGAGCAATCATCAAACT CAGGTGTTGAGGCAATTGGAGCCATGGTGTGAACTTGAAGACAAAGTGGTTCTTGTGACAGGAGCTTCTTCTGGTATAGGAAGAGAGATCTGTCTTGATCTGGCTAAAGCTGGCTGTAAGATTATCGCAGCAGCTCGTCGTGTTGATCGTCTCAACTCTCTCTGCTCTCAAATTAACAGCTATAATTCAACTGGAACCCAAGCTGCAGCTCTTGAGCTTGATGTTTCATCAGATGCACTTACAATTCAAAAAGCGGTTAAGGAAGCTTGGGAGATCTTTGGAAAAATCGATGTGTTGATCAACAATGCCGGAATCAGAGGCGAGGTCAAGACGAGTTTGGATGTGTCAGAGGATGAATGGGAGAAAGTCTTCAGGACCAACTTAACCGGACCTTGGTTAGTCTCCAAGTACGTGTGCCTTTTGATGCGTGACGCTAAACGCGGTGGCTCGGTGATAAACATCTCATCGATCGCAGGGCTTCACCGTGGGCTGTTGCCCGGTGGACTCGCATATGCTTGTTCCAAAGGCGGAGTTGACACTATGTCGAGGATGATGGCACTTGAGTTAGGCGTGCACAAGATCAGAGTAAACTCGATCGCACCGGGGCTTTTCAAGTCAGAGATTACAGAAAGTCTCCTGCAGAAAGAGTGGATGAAGAACGTGACCGAGCGTGTTGTCCCGTTAAAGGTGCAACAAACTGTGGATCCCGGGCTTACCTCTCTTGTTCGCTATCTCATTCATGACGCTTCTCAATATGTGTCCGGGAACACATACATTGTCGATTCCGGAAATACATTGCCCGGTGTGCCCATTTTTTCATCTCTCTGA
- the LOC104791821 gene encoding psbP-like protein 1, chloroplastic isoform X3 translates to MASLKLTPSSSPISIPKVVGVPCSRKGVSFLVKAEHSSSSSSDLQGKCQRRLVVTFGIVAPWISLLSRAPVSFAAESKKGFLAVSDNKDAYSFIYPFGWQEVVIEGQDKVYKDVIEPLESVSVKLIPTSKQTIKEFGPPKQIAETLIKKVLAPPNQKTNLVDASEHDVDGKTYYQFEFTVQARNYTRHALGVITVFNGKFYTLTTGANERRWEKMKDRLHTVVDSFKITV, encoded by the exons ATGGCTTCTCTGAAGCTtacaccttcttcttctccaatctccATCCCCAAGGTTGTTG GTGTTCCTTGCTCTAGGAAAGGAGTTTCATTTCTTGTAAAAGCTGAGcattcttcgtcttcctcttctgatCTTCAag gtAAATGTCAGAGACGTCTGGTTGTAACGTTTGGTATTGTTGCTCCTTGGATCTCATTGCTAAGTAGAGCTCCAGTATCAT TTGCTGCAGAAAGCAAAAAAGGATTCCTTGCTGTCTCTGACAATAAGGATGCTTATTCGTTTATCTATCCATTTGGGTGGCAG GAAGTTGTGATTGAGGGTCAAGATAAGGTATACAAAGATGTTATTGAGCCGTTAGAAAGCGTTAGTGTGAAATTGATCCCAACTAGCAAACAGACTATTAAAGAATTTGGCCCTCCCAAGCAG ATCGCTGAAACACTGATAAAGAAAGTTTTGGCCCCTCCAAATCAGAAAACAAACCTTGTTGATGCATCAGAG CATGATGTTGATGGGAAGACTTATTATCAGTTTGAGTTCACTGTTCAGGCTAGAAACTACACCCGCCATGCCCTGGGTGTAATCACTGTGTTTAATG GAAAATTCTACACATTGACGACGGGAGCAAATGAGAGGAGGTGGGAGAAGATGAAAGATAGGCTTCACACTGTGGTAGATTCCTTCAAGATCACTGTTTGA
- the LOC104791821 gene encoding psbP-like protein 1, chloroplastic isoform X2, whose translation MASLKLTPSSSPISIPKVVGVPCSRKGVSFLVKAEHSSSSSSDLQGKCQRRLVVTFGIVAPWISLLSRAPVSFAAESKKGFLAVSDNKDAYSFIYPFGWQEVVIEGQDKVYKDVIEPLESVSVKLIPTSKQTIKEFGPPKQIAETLIKKVLAPPNQKTNLVDASEHDVDGKTYYQFEFTVQARNYTRHALGVITVFNGKFYTLTTGANERRWEKMKDRLHTVVDSFKITV comes from the exons ATGGCTTCTCTGAAGCTtacaccttcttcttctccaatctccATCCCCAAGGTTGTTGGTGTTCCTTGCTCTAGGAAAGGAGTTTCATTTCTTGTAAAAGCTGAGcattcttcgtcttcctcttctgatCTTCAag gtAAATGTCAGAGACGTCTGGTTGTAACGTTTGGTATTGTTGCTCCTTGGATCTCATTGCTAAGTAGAGCTCCAGTATCAT TTGCTGCAGAAAGCAAAAAAGGATTCCTTGCTGTCTCTGACAATAAGGATGCTTATTCGTTTATCTATCCATTTGGGTGGCAG GAAGTTGTGATTGAGGGTCAAGATAAGGTATACAAAGATGTTATTGAGCCGTTAGAAAGCGTTAGTGTGAAATTGATCCCAACTAGCAAACAGACTATTAAAGAATTTGGCCCTCCCAAGCAG ATCGCTGAAACACTGATAAAGAAAGTTTTGGCCCCTCCAAATCAGAAAACAAACCTTGTTGATGCATCAGAG CATGATGTTGATGGGAAGACTTATTATCAGTTTGAGTTCACTGTTCAGGCTAGAAACTACACCCGCCATGCCCTGGGTGTAATCACTGTGTTTAATG GAAAATTCTACACATTGACGACGGGAGCAAATGAGAGGAGGTGGGAGAAGATGAAAGATAGGCTTCACACTGTGGTAGATTCCTTCAAGATCACTGTTTGA